From the genome of Pseudanabaena sp. BC1403, one region includes:
- a CDS encoding ATP-binding protein: MPSLVQDIQSAIIRNPLIVAPDMNVIEAIAAMGKTDSRCVLVVEEKGVEAEDIDLLGILTQRDIIRISSKGKPFEQLPIQQVMSHPVISIQESELTDIKTALSLFKEHSIHHLPVLEGDRIVGLLAQESLAEMLAQSVLQLESQLMELSNQKAVVEHPLENNDAQNRALLAAIPDMMFCVGADGVYRKFMTPNRDIDVVPQDFDPVGKWMHDFLPTDLAQRQQSSLEKALETGKLQVYEQEIQIGEKLHYEEVRVIKSGKDEVLFMVRDITESKQAEIALKQSEETNRAFLAAIPDLLVRMDCLGNYYAMLAGSGIKIKFPTIAVTQPNLYDMLPKALAEERLRYARQAIDTGELQIYEQILEIDNETQYEEVRIVALNNQEVLVMVRNVTDRKIAELALKDLNYSLEAKVAERTAKLRVSEAQNRAIIEAIPDLLLKVNKDGTCVEYIPPLVEPERFEHIGLNLAEILPPDLLQKQLDAITLAISNKELQVYEHQFAIGDRMIYEEVRIIDINSEEALVIVRDISDRKHAESQLKEANEQLAESVINLQRSNALLVAEQEASFDGVLVIDEHRKVVTYNQKLLSLWKTSPELMAKGDDRELINSILNQLTHPTEFLEKVDYLYDHPKEISRDEISLLDGRFFERYSAPIYWSNDSYGRVWFFRDISDRKQSEAQLLTINEQLAVSNQELIRASRLKDEFLSTMSHELRTPLNAILGMTEGLKEEVFGALNPKQIQALTAIDRNGNHLLNLIEDMLDFANIVAGKLKLNRSSTNIQHLCNDSQQLVQASASLRQIQLTSNIQSYLPNQDLDSHRIQQVLVNLLSNAIKFTPEGGAVSMEVSIYNAPDQDDHNSWLRFAVTDTGIGIAPENMSALFQPFTQLDGALNRQYEGTGLGLAIVKQLVEMHGGRVAVRSTIGVGSCFMFDLPLNDDFALLPSSEPVPKLQSSQQEANQSPLLLLAEDNEANIATMESYLEAKGYRVIVARNGQEAIASAKCDRPDLILMDIQMPVMDGLEATKQIRLDPILANIPIIALTALAMAGDHQKCLDAGVNEYISKPVKLSALAQKIQALLTS, translated from the coding sequence ATGCCTTCCTTAGTCCAAGACATACAATCTGCTATCATCCGCAATCCATTGATAGTTGCGCCAGATATGAATGTGATAGAGGCGATCGCCGCTATGGGCAAAACTGATTCGAGATGTGTATTAGTGGTCGAGGAAAAAGGAGTCGAAGCTGAAGATATAGACTTGCTCGGTATTCTCACCCAACGCGATATTATTCGGATCAGCTCCAAGGGCAAACCTTTCGAGCAGTTGCCGATTCAGCAAGTAATGAGCCATCCTGTGATCAGCATCCAAGAATCAGAGCTTACTGATATCAAAACTGCCTTGTCTCTATTCAAAGAACATAGTATTCATCATCTACCAGTTTTAGAAGGCGATCGCATCGTCGGGTTGTTAGCTCAAGAATCTCTAGCCGAGATGTTGGCGCAGTCTGTGTTGCAGTTAGAGTCTCAACTCATGGAGTTAAGCAATCAGAAAGCAGTTGTTGAACATCCCTTGGAGAATAATGATGCTCAGAATCGCGCCTTATTAGCTGCCATCCCTGACATGATGTTTTGTGTTGGCGCAGATGGGGTCTATCGCAAATTTATGACCCCCAACCGTGATATTGATGTAGTGCCTCAAGACTTTGATCCAGTTGGCAAATGGATGCATGACTTCCTCCCTACGGATCTTGCTCAGCGTCAGCAATCTTCGTTAGAAAAAGCCTTGGAAACTGGTAAATTGCAAGTTTATGAGCAAGAGATCCAAATAGGCGAAAAACTTCATTATGAAGAAGTCCGTGTCATTAAAAGTGGCAAAGATGAAGTTCTATTTATGGTGCGAGATATTACTGAGAGTAAACAAGCCGAAATTGCTCTCAAACAAAGTGAAGAAACCAACCGCGCTTTTCTCGCGGCAATTCCTGATCTCTTGGTGCGTATGGATTGCCTTGGGAATTATTATGCGATGTTAGCGGGAAGTGGCATAAAAATAAAATTTCCCACAATTGCTGTAACCCAACCGAACCTCTATGATATGTTGCCCAAAGCATTAGCAGAGGAACGACTTCGCTATGCACGTCAGGCGATTGATACTGGCGAATTGCAGATTTACGAACAAATCTTAGAGATTGATAATGAAACTCAATATGAAGAAGTTCGCATTGTCGCTCTCAACAATCAGGAAGTATTGGTTATGGTTCGGAATGTGACCGATCGCAAGATTGCTGAACTCGCCTTAAAAGATCTGAACTACTCTCTGGAAGCAAAGGTTGCCGAGCGAACAGCTAAACTACGAGTCAGTGAAGCCCAAAATCGTGCCATTATTGAAGCCATCCCCGATCTATTGCTAAAAGTAAACAAAGATGGAACCTGTGTAGAATATATCCCTCCATTGGTAGAACCTGAGAGATTTGAGCACATTGGTCTAAATCTTGCAGAGATATTACCTCCAGATTTGCTGCAAAAGCAACTAGATGCGATCACCTTAGCTATCTCCAATAAAGAGTTACAAGTTTATGAGCATCAATTTGCCATTGGCGATCGCATGATATATGAGGAAGTTCGGATTATCGACATTAACTCTGAAGAAGCTTTAGTGATTGTGCGGGATATTAGCGATCGCAAACATGCTGAATCCCAATTAAAAGAAGCAAATGAGCAGCTTGCTGAATCGGTTATAAACTTACAGCGGAGCAATGCCTTGCTTGTAGCGGAGCAAGAAGCTTCCTTTGATGGGGTTTTGGTGATTGATGAACATCGTAAGGTTGTCACCTACAATCAGAAACTGTTAAGTCTATGGAAAACCTCTCCAGAGTTAATGGCAAAGGGAGACGATCGCGAACTTATCAACTCTATCTTAAATCAACTCACACATCCAACTGAGTTTTTAGAGAAAGTTGACTATCTATACGACCATCCCAAGGAAATCAGTCGTGATGAGATTAGCCTGCTCGACGGGCGATTTTTTGAACGTTATTCTGCACCTATTTATTGGTCAAATGATAGTTATGGGAGGGTTTGGTTTTTCCGAGACATTAGCGATCGCAAACAGTCTGAAGCTCAACTACTAACTATCAACGAGCAACTCGCAGTCTCTAATCAAGAACTAATAAGAGCTAGCCGCCTAAAAGATGAATTTCTCTCGACCATGAGTCATGAACTCAGGACACCGCTCAATGCGATATTAGGAATGACTGAAGGCTTAAAAGAAGAAGTATTTGGAGCACTTAATCCTAAGCAAATCCAAGCCTTAACAGCCATTGATCGCAATGGAAATCATCTATTAAATCTAATCGAAGACATGCTCGATTTTGCAAATATCGTCGCTGGAAAATTAAAACTGAATCGTTCCTCTACGAATATCCAGCATCTCTGCAACGACAGTCAGCAACTAGTGCAAGCATCAGCTAGTCTCAGACAAATCCAACTTACTTCTAACATCCAGTCTTATCTACCTAACCAAGACCTAGACAGTCATCGGATTCAGCAAGTATTAGTCAATCTACTTAGTAATGCGATAAAGTTCACCCCAGAGGGTGGAGCAGTGTCGATGGAAGTCAGCATTTATAACGCTCCTGATCAGGATGATCATAATTCTTGGCTCAGGTTTGCCGTCACCGATACTGGCATCGGCATTGCTCCAGAGAACATGTCCGCATTGTTTCAGCCATTTACCCAACTAGATGGCGCACTTAATCGCCAGTATGAAGGCACTGGTCTTGGACTCGCGATCGTCAAGCAGCTTGTAGAAATGCATGGTGGTCGAGTCGCTGTGCGCAGCACGATTGGGGTAGGGAGTTGCTTTATGTTTGATCTTCCATTAAATGATGATTTTGCACTATTACCATCATCTGAGCCTGTTCCTAAACTGCAATCCTCTCAACAAGAGGCGAATCAATCACCGCTACTTTTACTAGCAGAAGACAACGAGGCAAATATTGCGACTATGGAATCGTATCTAGAAGCGAAAGGCTATCGAGTTATAGTCGCCCGCAATGGTCAAGAGGCGATCGCTAGTGCTAAATGCGATCGCCCTGATTTAATTTTGATGGATATCCAAATGCCTGTCATGGATGGGCTCGAAGCAACCAAGCAAATTCGTCTCGATCCAATCTTGGCTAATATTCCGATTATTGCGCTGACCGCTTTGGCGATGGCAGGCGATCACCAAAAGTGCCTAGATGCTGGAGTCAACGAATATATTTCTAAGCCTGTAAAGCTTTCAGCTTTAGCCCAGAAAATTCAAGCCTTATTAACCTCATAG
- a CDS encoding chlorophyll a/b-binding protein, whose translation MSSYTVNERGVLNNFAVEPKMYVDDTDRAGFTPYAELLNGRLAMIGFVSLLIIEASTGHGLIWWLGNF comes from the coding sequence ATGAGCAGCTATACAGTAAACGAACGCGGTGTACTCAACAATTTCGCAGTCGAACCCAAGATGTACGTTGACGATACTGATAGAGCTGGCTTTACTCCTTACGCCGAACTTCTCAATGGCAGACTTGCTATGATCGGCTTTGTTTCACTTCTCATCATTGAAGCTTCTACTGGTCATGGTCTAATTTGGTGGCTCGGTAACTTCTAA
- the ileS gene encoding isoleucine--tRNA ligase has protein sequence MTSAPKANSEKPAPKSLEQSEYKDTVNLPQTDFSMRANAIIKEPEIQKFWQEQSIYENLSQNNQGDIFTLHDGPPYANGTLHMGHALGKSLKDIINRYQLLRGRKARYVLGWDCHGLPIELKVLQNIKAEERANLTPLQLRKRAKEFAMQTIGEQAAMFKRLGVWGDYENAYYTLKPEYEAAQISVFGKMALKGYIYRGLRPVYWSPSSHTALAEAELEYPENHISRSIYVAFPITKSSDKLKAIANLPNLHAVIWTTTPWTIPANLGISANPSLDYSIVSAGEKNYIVATELVEKLAATFEQALEVKYTFKGDVLEGAIAKHPIADRPSPIVLGEHVTAESGTGLVHTAPNHGHDDFIVGKKYNLGMISLVDDRGVFNADAGEDLVGLSVLKEGNTKVVEILTANGTLIKEEAYNHKYPYDWRTKKPVIVRATEQWFASVDGFRGDALRSIKEVKWIPAIGENRITSMVQERSDWCISRQRTWGVPIPVFYDEETNEPLLTEETVAHIQSLIGEYGSDVWWEREVEELLPEAYRNNGHKYRKGTDTMDVWFDSGSSWAGVLGGENHDSKLVPYAVNYPADMYLEGSDQHRGWFQSSLLTSVATNGYAPYKTVLTHGFALDEKGQKMSKSLGNIVDPTVVINGGKDQKKEPPYGADVIRLWAASVDYTGDVQIGKTILAQMSDMSRKIRNTARFLLSNLFDFDPAQDTVTYDQLPESDRYILHRLAEVTKDVTEAYDNFQFSRFFQTIQNFCTVDLSNFYLDIAKDRLYISSPNAPRRRSCQTVLMYCLEAITKAIAPVLSHTAEDIWQHLPYPVPQKSVFQAGWFTAHDEWYKPELAGKWEYLREVRSEVNKVLELARNGKAIGAPLEAKVLLVVSDDSQRSYLASCGDELRYLFIVSQAEIVDSLPTDLQFTGQATGLQIAVLNADGEKCPRCWNYSTHIGESVEHPHICDRCVGALAGTF, from the coding sequence ATGACATCTGCTCCTAAAGCCAACTCTGAGAAACCTGCGCCAAAAAGCCTCGAACAGTCTGAATACAAAGACACCGTTAACCTACCGCAAACGGACTTTTCGATGCGGGCAAATGCAATTATTAAAGAGCCAGAGATTCAAAAGTTTTGGCAGGAACAAAGCATTTACGAAAACTTAAGCCAGAACAACCAAGGCGATATTTTTACGCTCCACGATGGCCCCCCATACGCTAATGGGACACTGCATATGGGTCATGCTTTGGGCAAATCTTTAAAAGATATAATTAATCGCTACCAACTGTTGCGCGGACGTAAAGCTCGCTATGTATTAGGTTGGGACTGTCATGGCTTACCAATCGAGCTTAAGGTACTACAAAATATCAAGGCAGAAGAACGAGCTAATTTAACCCCTCTGCAATTGCGAAAACGGGCTAAGGAATTTGCCATGCAAACAATTGGCGAACAGGCGGCAATGTTTAAGCGTTTGGGGGTTTGGGGTGATTATGAAAATGCTTACTATACTTTGAAGCCCGAATATGAAGCAGCGCAAATCAGTGTATTTGGGAAGATGGCACTGAAAGGCTATATCTATCGTGGACTGCGACCTGTATATTGGTCTCCGAGCTCGCATACTGCTCTCGCCGAAGCCGAATTGGAATATCCCGAAAATCATATTTCGCGCAGTATCTATGTGGCTTTCCCTATTACCAAATCAAGCGATAAACTGAAGGCGATCGCAAATCTACCAAACCTCCATGCAGTGATTTGGACAACAACACCTTGGACAATTCCCGCCAACTTAGGCATCAGTGCCAATCCATCCCTAGATTACAGCATTGTCTCGGCTGGTGAGAAAAACTACATCGTCGCGACTGAACTAGTAGAGAAACTAGCAGCAACCTTTGAGCAAGCTTTAGAAGTTAAATACACTTTCAAAGGTGATGTTCTTGAAGGTGCGATCGCAAAACATCCGATTGCTGATCGCCCTAGTCCGATTGTCTTAGGCGAACATGTCACCGCCGAGTCAGGTACAGGCTTAGTGCATACAGCGCCCAATCATGGTCATGATGACTTTATCGTGGGTAAAAAATATAATTTGGGAATGATTTCGCTAGTAGACGATCGCGGTGTTTTTAACGCTGATGCTGGCGAAGACTTGGTAGGTTTGAGTGTGCTCAAGGAAGGTAACACCAAGGTTGTGGAAATCTTGACTGCTAATGGAACACTCATTAAAGAAGAAGCCTATAACCATAAATATCCCTACGACTGGCGCACCAAGAAGCCTGTGATCGTCAGAGCCACCGAGCAATGGTTCGCGTCTGTTGATGGTTTCCGTGGAGATGCTTTGCGCTCGATCAAAGAGGTGAAATGGATTCCTGCGATCGGCGAAAATCGGATTACCTCAATGGTACAAGAGCGATCAGATTGGTGTATTTCTCGTCAACGTACTTGGGGCGTGCCGATCCCTGTGTTTTATGATGAAGAAACCAACGAACCATTATTAACAGAAGAAACAGTCGCCCATATTCAATCCCTGATTGGTGAATATGGCTCCGATGTTTGGTGGGAAAGAGAAGTTGAAGAACTGCTTCCTGAAGCCTATCGCAATAATGGACATAAGTATCGTAAAGGCACAGATACAATGGATGTCTGGTTTGACTCTGGCTCCTCTTGGGCAGGTGTGCTAGGTGGTGAGAACCATGACTCTAAACTCGTTCCCTATGCTGTCAATTATCCTGCGGATATGTATCTGGAAGGCTCCGATCAACATCGTGGCTGGTTCCAATCTTCATTGCTGACAAGTGTGGCAACCAACGGCTATGCGCCTTACAAGACTGTTCTAACGCACGGCTTTGCTCTAGATGAAAAGGGACAGAAAATGAGCAAATCCCTCGGCAATATCGTTGATCCCACAGTTGTGATTAATGGTGGTAAGGATCAGAAAAAAGAACCACCCTATGGTGCGGATGTAATTCGTCTTTGGGCGGCGAGTGTGGACTACACTGGCGATGTCCAGATTGGGAAGACGATCTTGGCGCAGATGTCGGATATGTCCCGCAAGATTCGGAATACGGCGAGATTCTTATTAAGTAATCTCTTTGATTTCGACCCTGCGCAGGATACTGTGACCTACGACCAATTGCCAGAAAGCGATCGCTATATCCTGCATCGTCTCGCTGAAGTCACCAAAGATGTCACCGAAGCCTACGATAACTTCCAATTCTCGCGCTTCTTCCAAACCATCCAAAACTTCTGCACCGTAGATTTATCCAACTTCTACTTAGACATCGCCAAAGATCGCTTGTACATTAGTTCACCCAATGCACCACGCCGCCGCAGTTGCCAAACCGTGCTGATGTATTGCCTCGAAGCAATTACCAAAGCGATCGCCCCCGTCCTCTCCCACACCGCTGAAGATATCTGGCAACATCTCCCATATCCCGTACCCCAAAAGTCAGTCTTCCAAGCAGGTTGGTTTACAGCTCATGATGAATGGTACAAGCCCGAACTAGCTGGTAAGTGGGAATATCTCCGCGAAGTCCGTTCTGAAGTAAATAAAGTGTTGGAACTAGCCCGTAACGGCAAAGCGATCGGCGCTCCTCTTGAAGCGAAGGTCTTACTAGTCGTATCCGATGACAGCCAACGCAGCTATTTAGCATCCTGCGGCGATGAGTTGCGCTATCTATTCATCGTCTCGCAAGCAGAGATCGTTGATAGCCTACCCACCGATTTGCAATTCACAGGTCAAGCGACAGGCTTACAAATTGCTGTACTCAATGCCGATGGCGAGAAATGTCCCCGTTGCTGGAACTACTCAACCCATATCGGTGAGTCGGTTGAGCATCCACATATTTGCGATCGCTGTGTCGGTGCATTAGCTGGTACTTTCTAG
- a CDS encoding transposase, with product MSYNPEIHHRQSIRLQGYDYAKEGIYFVTICCYQRQHLFGEIDNGEMKINLIGQIVAALWQKIPQHFPNVELDGFTLMPDHLHGIIIISESKEKASLANIIQNFKSISSRKINRINKNYGISIWQRNYYERIVRTEQELTNLREYIKNNPANWTDCNTE from the coding sequence ATGTCTTACAACCCTGAAATTCATCATCGACAATCTATCCGTTTACAAGGGTATGACTATGCAAAAGAAGGAATCTATTTTGTAACCATCTGTTGCTATCAACGACAGCATTTATTTGGAGAGATAGATAACGGAGAAATGAAAATAAATTTGATTGGTCAAATTGTAGCGGCATTATGGCAAAAAATTCCTCAGCATTTTCCGAACGTAGAGCTTGATGGATTTACTCTGATGCCCGATCATCTACATGGAATTATCATAATTTCTGAATCAAAGGAAAAAGCCTCATTAGCCAACATCATTCAAAATTTCAAATCCATTTCTTCTCGCAAAATCAACCGTATTAACAAAAACTACGGCATATCAATTTGGCAGCGCAACTATTACGAAAGGATTGTAAGGACTGAACAGGAATTAACAAATCTGCGTGAATACATTAAAAATAATCCAGCTAATTGGACAGATTGTAATACCGAATAA
- a CDS encoding NACHT domain-containing NTPase — MTQEPESKSKLSLEEQITDIVLKTIKTGGIAGGGIGAFWQLFMASDISKAIASMVIGAGISYGAALLQPIHEGNKKRFKGLGESADRGIEKLSENVAANWKTLGFTEKYLQCQMWDCHEDYAVGLREDENLPVNNPLLREVFVPLELSSDSIASGYEFRDRDESCQQIQIWELLERVKQDNRLRQIAIRAWGGYGKSTLLKHLTYIYSTGEYCKGDFRKYKAHKFVPFLLYLAGCWKEITKENPPDLTELLTKFHIGRLSKIKELETVPPNWALNLLRKGDALVMFDGFDEVPPAERAKVSEWLSAEMQKYHEAVFIMTSRPTAYREDYVARKPTAGFWIQDFNQEQRKQFVEQWYLCQERYARAGRNTPDVEAKAKERAKSLLEQIKARPELNDIAGNVLLLNMMARFHRDNKQGSELPQRKVELYQDICELQLGRRASARSIILVLNSINQRQEVLQFVALQMMCGGSKTYFTDLAISLEHFEKEGFKQISQADLLEYIAIALGKIDPDVSAQDFLTQSENISELLVKMDGNIYQFAHLSFQEFLAACELVRLKEGGEKLLFKCLGISAWKDVVLFYAAMINPTKLIQEALSQKHNDLAYLIYKQSEKRLNLSIAEQKALVGAKQSVTNSRYQKLEEYLENQQWYEADQETYRLMITAVGKDKGRWFSEDDLRNFPCDELLAINNLWVEYSNGLYGFSVQKKIYEECLGKIDFSSLSSATWNKFCDRIAWKSDGNWVDYPQSFFEDNFMSVEGHLPLGFWSSYRRMWRDESVPKGGLWGIGSVLIFSRQDL, encoded by the coding sequence ATGACTCAAGAGCCAGAATCAAAATCAAAGCTATCTCTCGAAGAACAGATCACCGATATTGTTTTGAAAACGATCAAGACTGGTGGCATTGCTGGTGGTGGGATTGGCGCGTTTTGGCAGTTGTTTATGGCGAGTGATATTTCCAAGGCGATCGCCTCGATGGTAATTGGTGCAGGCATATCCTATGGCGCGGCTTTGCTGCAACCAATCCATGAAGGCAATAAAAAGCGCTTTAAGGGTTTAGGAGAATCGGCGGATCGGGGAATCGAAAAGCTTAGCGAAAATGTAGCGGCAAACTGGAAAACGCTTGGTTTTACGGAGAAATATCTCCAATGTCAGATGTGGGACTGTCATGAAGACTATGCGGTGGGATTGCGGGAAGATGAGAATTTGCCTGTGAATAATCCTTTGCTGCGTGAGGTGTTTGTGCCTTTGGAGCTATCATCAGATTCCATTGCATCGGGTTATGAATTTCGCGATCGCGATGAAAGTTGCCAGCAGATCCAGATTTGGGAATTGCTGGAAAGGGTAAAGCAGGATAATCGGTTGCGTCAGATTGCGATTAGGGCTTGGGGTGGCTATGGCAAATCAACTTTGTTAAAGCATCTTACTTACATTTACAGCACTGGCGAATATTGCAAGGGTGATTTTCGCAAATATAAGGCTCATAAGTTTGTGCCATTTTTGCTGTATTTAGCAGGATGTTGGAAGGAGATCACCAAAGAGAATCCGCCAGATTTGACTGAACTATTGACCAAGTTTCACATTGGGCGATTATCCAAGATTAAGGAATTAGAAACAGTTCCACCGAATTGGGCGCTAAATTTGCTGCGAAAAGGTGATGCTTTGGTAATGTTTGATGGATTTGATGAAGTACCGCCTGCGGAGAGGGCAAAGGTAAGCGAGTGGTTGAGTGCAGAGATGCAGAAATATCATGAGGCAGTTTTTATTATGACTTCGCGCCCAACGGCTTATCGTGAGGACTATGTGGCTCGAAAACCAACGGCGGGTTTTTGGATTCAGGATTTTAATCAGGAACAGCGTAAACAGTTTGTGGAGCAGTGGTATTTGTGCCAAGAGCGCTATGCGAGAGCTGGGCGGAATACTCCTGATGTGGAGGCAAAGGCTAAGGAAAGAGCAAAGTCTCTATTGGAACAAATTAAGGCACGTCCAGAGTTGAATGATATTGCGGGGAATGTGTTGCTGTTGAATATGATGGCGCGATTTCATCGGGACAATAAGCAGGGATCGGAGTTGCCGCAGCGTAAGGTGGAGCTATATCAAGATATTTGCGAGTTGCAATTGGGGCGGCGAGCGAGTGCTAGAAGTATTATCTTAGTTCTCAATTCGATTAATCAGCGACAGGAAGTATTACAATTTGTGGCGTTACAAATGATGTGTGGTGGCTCAAAGACATATTTTACTGATTTAGCTATATCTTTAGAACACTTTGAAAAGGAGGGATTTAAGCAGATCTCTCAAGCTGATTTGCTGGAGTACATAGCGATCGCGCTGGGAAAAATAGATCCCGATGTATCTGCCCAAGATTTTCTGACGCAATCGGAAAATATCAGTGAGTTGCTAGTAAAAATGGATGGAAATATTTACCAATTTGCCCATCTCAGTTTTCAAGAATTTTTGGCTGCATGTGAACTGGTCAGGTTGAAAGAAGGTGGTGAAAAACTCCTCTTCAAATGCTTAGGAATTAGTGCATGGAAAGATGTTGTCTTGTTTTATGCTGCAATGATTAATCCAACCAAATTAATCCAAGAGGCTCTCAGCCAAAAGCACAACGATCTCGCCTATCTCATTTATAAGCAGTCTGAGAAGCGCTTAAATTTATCAATTGCCGAACAGAAAGCACTAGTAGGAGCGAAGCAATCTGTCACTAATTCGCGCTATCAGAAGTTAGAAGAATACCTCGAAAATCAGCAATGGTATGAGGCAGATCAGGAAACCTATCGCTTGATGATTACGGCAGTGGGCAAGGATAAGGGACGATGGTTTAGCGAGGATGATTTGCGTAATTTCCCATGTGATGAGTTATTGGCGATCAATAATCTATGGGTGGAATATAGCAACGGGCTGTATGGGTTTAGCGTCCAAAAAAAAATTTACGAGGAATGTCTTGGTAAGATAGATTTTAGTTCTCTTAGTTCTGCGACTTGGAACAAATTTTGTGATCGCATTGCATGGAAAAGTGATGGTAACTGGGTGGACTATCCCCAATCATTTTTTGAGGATAATTTCATGAGTGTTGAGGGGCATCTCCCGTTAGGATTCTGGTCTTCTTATAGGAGAATGTGGAGAGATGAGAGCGTGCCGAAGGGAGGGCTTTGGGGGATTGGGAGCGTACTTATTTTCTCTCGTCAAGATTTGTGA